The following proteins are encoded in a genomic region of Rhodoferax aquaticus:
- a CDS encoding CHASE2 domain-containing protein gives MTANSLSRRLSGHVSRAGGVALVLCVCLGCWMVWLLEPLALQSLRLAQFDQFQRWYPRSQTSALVRVIDIDEASLKAYGQWPWPRTRLVGLIEKLQRAGVQVIGFDVLLAEPDRTSPLAMAQLWGRPETTALLSSLPDHDTLLAESLRQASVVLGASLSRSGQGFPVEMPRPVLPFSIVNTGNAPGQIDFLGYDEGVWPLPALAAAASGLGALNFSADGDGVVRRIPLLTRLNAAVVPSLTAEMLRVSMGQRNYLLRSQDAALQELRIGEQRIPSSESGEMWLHYAPEVAAHTVSAAQVLQGRLPEGALKGTLVVVGSSAAGLLDLRVNPMGALMPGVQAHAQALDQLLLGYDLQRPGWATAAEALFLFVGALAAGVVALKSTARRATVFALGLWALLALAAWGAFVHGHLLLDVVNPALAIALSFSVGSAVHHFVSEREQRWLRKAFSRYVSPNRVAHLVAHPEQLHLGGQRQICSFIFTDLVDFTRMMEQGEPTQAVSLLNAYLDGMLAIVFKHEGTLDRIVGDAIAVLFSAPLPQLDHRRRALDCALEMDRFATHYAAQLHAKGLAWGATRIGVHCGEVIVGNFGGTTLFDYRALGDPVNTAARLESVNKHLGTRVCVSQALLDGCGAVPVRLVGQLVLKGKSVPLSVCEPWATVELNQCAPLAAYAQAMASLQTGADYNLEQARSQFAALHMAYPEDALVALHHHRLLQGAVDDVIVLAAK, from the coding sequence GTGACAGCCAACAGCCTGAGCCGCAGACTGTCAGGGCATGTGTCCCGCGCTGGCGGGGTGGCCTTGGTGCTGTGTGTGTGCTTGGGATGCTGGATGGTGTGGCTGTTGGAGCCTTTGGCGCTACAAAGCCTGCGCTTGGCACAGTTTGACCAGTTCCAGCGTTGGTACCCCCGCAGCCAAACCAGTGCTTTGGTGCGAGTAATCGATATTGACGAAGCCAGCCTGAAAGCCTATGGCCAATGGCCTTGGCCTCGTACCCGCTTGGTGGGGTTGATCGAGAAGCTGCAGCGCGCGGGTGTGCAAGTGATCGGCTTTGATGTACTGCTGGCTGAGCCCGATCGCACCTCCCCTTTGGCGATGGCTCAGCTATGGGGCAGGCCTGAAACGACTGCCTTGCTAAGCAGCTTGCCTGACCACGACACCCTTTTGGCTGAGAGTCTGCGACAGGCTTCCGTGGTGTTGGGCGCCAGTTTGTCTCGCAGTGGCCAAGGCTTTCCGGTTGAGATGCCGCGGCCAGTGCTGCCCTTTAGCATCGTGAACACAGGAAATGCACCGGGACAGATAGATTTTTTGGGCTATGACGAAGGTGTGTGGCCCCTTCCGGCGCTGGCAGCTGCAGCCAGCGGACTAGGGGCTTTGAACTTTTCCGCCGATGGGGATGGGGTGGTGCGCCGCATCCCTTTGTTGACCCGCTTGAATGCTGCGGTTGTGCCCTCCCTAACCGCAGAAATGCTGCGGGTCTCGATGGGCCAGCGCAACTACCTGTTGCGCAGCCAGGATGCAGCGCTGCAAGAACTGCGCATCGGTGAGCAGCGTATCCCCAGTTCAGAGAGCGGAGAAATGTGGCTGCACTATGCCCCGGAGGTCGCAGCGCACACCGTGTCGGCCGCACAGGTGCTGCAAGGGCGTTTGCCCGAAGGCGCGTTGAAGGGCACCTTGGTGGTGGTTGGCAGTTCTGCCGCAGGCTTGCTGGATTTGCGCGTGAACCCCATGGGAGCGCTGATGCCCGGTGTGCAAGCCCATGCGCAAGCCCTGGACCAATTGCTCTTGGGTTATGACTTGCAGCGCCCTGGATGGGCCACCGCCGCAGAGGCCTTGTTCCTCTTTGTTGGGGCTTTGGCGGCAGGTGTGGTCGCTTTGAAGTCGACCGCCCGCCGCGCGACGGTGTTTGCCTTGGGTTTGTGGGCCTTGCTTGCGCTTGCCGCGTGGGGGGCGTTCGTGCATGGCCACTTGCTGTTGGATGTGGTGAACCCCGCGCTGGCGATTGCGCTAAGTTTCAGTGTGGGCAGCGCGGTGCACCACTTTGTCAGTGAGCGCGAGCAACGCTGGTTGCGCAAGGCGTTTTCACGCTACGTGTCGCCTAACCGCGTGGCGCATTTGGTGGCCCATCCAGAGCAACTGCACTTGGGGGGACAGCGCCAGATTTGCAGCTTTATCTTCACGGACTTGGTCGACTTTACGCGCATGATGGAGCAAGGCGAGCCGACCCAAGCCGTGTCGCTGCTTAACGCCTACTTGGACGGCATGTTGGCCATCGTGTTCAAGCACGAAGGCACGTTAGACCGTATCGTGGGGGACGCTATTGCAGTCCTCTTTTCTGCCCCCTTGCCACAGCTGGACCATCGCCGGCGTGCTTTGGATTGCGCACTGGAGATGGACCGCTTTGCCACCCACTATGCGGCCCAGCTGCATGCCAAAGGCTTGGCTTGGGGTGCTACCCGTATTGGCGTGCATTGTGGTGAAGTGATTGTGGGCAATTTCGGTGGCACTACGCTCTTTGATTACCGCGCTTTGGGTGACCCGGTCAATACGGCCGCACGGTTGGAGAGTGTCAACAAGCATCTGGGTACCCGCGTGTGTGTGTCCCAAGCCCTGTTAGACGGTTGTGGTGCGGTGCCCGTGCGCTTGGTGGGTCAACTGGTGTTGAAGGGTAAAAGTGTGCCTCTGTCCGTGTGTGAGCCTTGGGCTACGGTGGAGCTTAATCAATGCGCCCCCCTCGCAGCCTATGCCCAAGCGATGGCAAGCCTGCAAACCGGGGCGGACTACAACTTGGAGCAGGCCCGCAGTCAGTTTGCCGCGCTGCATATGGCTTACCCAGAGGATGCATTGGTAGCGCTCCACCACCACCGATTGCTGCAAGGCGCGGTGGATGATGTGATTGTGTTAGCAGCAAAGTAG
- a CDS encoding OmpA family protein, giving the protein MKHPLKTSLVAMVLLGAALLTGCAGPGSYVVLLPSPDGTVGKVVVQGKAGEQLLTEGQSGAKLDGSAPPFAVKSEDLQRDFGAAMAARPPLPERFLLYFEVGGSELTAQSKALLPEILARASSRKSLDLSVIGHSDTQGAADANEALALKRANAIAEQLRQLGLKDAVISVESHGERNLLVPTPDDTPEPRNRRVEITLR; this is encoded by the coding sequence ATGAAGCACCCCCTAAAAACAAGCCTGGTGGCGATGGTGCTGCTTGGCGCTGCGCTGCTGACCGGCTGCGCAGGCCCCGGCTCATACGTGGTCTTGCTGCCCAGTCCCGATGGGACGGTCGGCAAGGTCGTAGTGCAAGGCAAGGCAGGGGAACAGCTGCTCACCGAAGGTCAGTCCGGCGCCAAGCTCGATGGATCAGCCCCACCGTTCGCGGTCAAATCAGAAGACTTGCAACGCGACTTTGGCGCCGCCATGGCGGCCCGCCCCCCACTGCCTGAGCGCTTTTTGCTCTACTTTGAAGTGGGCGGCTCAGAGTTGACCGCACAGTCCAAAGCCTTGCTGCCGGAAATTCTGGCACGCGCAAGCAGCCGAAAATCCTTGGATCTCTCGGTCATCGGGCACTCTGACACGCAAGGTGCTGCAGATGCCAACGAAGCCTTGGCCCTGAAACGTGCGAACGCGATTGCCGAACAGTTGCGCCAGCTAGGCTTGAAGGATGCCGTCATCAGCGTAGAGTCCCACGGCGAGCGCAACTTGCTGGTGCCAACCCCTGACGACACCCCAGAACCGCGCAACCGTCGGGTCGAAATTACGCTGCGCTAA
- a CDS encoding FecR family protein, producing MIQILGVIASMQIHRPLWRALGLVALALAPILSQAQQAAPEPVGYVKTVTGEAWVSTQGARVKAEPGTAILMGSRLKTEKESSLGVTFKDNTVMSFGPTTELTVDEYLYAPAQNSLRLDVSLIKGTLNYISGVIAKLRPEAVSVKTPAGIIGVRGTQFVARVEEAQ from the coding sequence ATGATCCAAATTTTGGGAGTAATTGCAAGTATGCAAATCCACCGACCACTATGGCGTGCGTTGGGCCTTGTCGCCCTTGCGCTTGCGCCCATTCTGTCTCAGGCCCAACAGGCCGCACCGGAACCTGTGGGCTATGTCAAAACCGTGACCGGCGAGGCGTGGGTAAGCACGCAAGGTGCGCGCGTGAAGGCTGAGCCGGGCACTGCCATCCTCATGGGCAGCCGCCTAAAGACAGAGAAAGAGTCGTCCTTGGGCGTTACCTTTAAAGACAACACGGTCATGTCATTTGGACCTACCACTGAACTCACGGTAGACGAGTATCTCTATGCACCCGCCCAAAACAGCCTGCGCTTAGACGTGAGCTTGATCAAAGGCACGCTGAACTACATATCAGGCGTCATTGCCAAGCTCCGCCCCGAAGCCGTGAGTGTCAAAACACCTGCGGGAATCATTGGTGTGCGCGGTACCCAATTTGTAGCCCGTGTGGAGGAAGCGCAATGA
- a CDS encoding group II truncated hemoglobin has translation MDDENTQQRSAFDWIGGEAPIRTVVDRFYDLMELEPRFLALRAVHGSTLDDARDKLFWFLCGWMGGPQHYVERFGHPRLRARHLPFKIGILERDQWLACMDQAMADAQLDTDLRTRLNASFFQTADWMRNQGV, from the coding sequence ATGGATGATGAAAACACGCAGCAGCGAAGCGCCTTCGATTGGATTGGTGGCGAAGCACCCATTCGCACGGTTGTGGACCGTTTTTATGACCTGATGGAGTTGGAACCTCGATTCCTGGCCTTGCGCGCCGTCCACGGGTCCACTCTGGACGATGCCCGCGACAAGCTGTTTTGGTTTTTGTGCGGCTGGATGGGCGGTCCGCAGCACTATGTGGAGCGTTTTGGCCATCCGCGCTTGCGGGCGCGCCACTTGCCTTTCAAAATCGGCATTTTGGAGCGCGACCAATGGCTCGCCTGTATGGACCAAGCCATGGCCGATGCGCAACTAGATACGGATTTGCGCACGCGACTGAACGCGTCGTTTTTTCAAACCGCGGATTGGATGCGCAACCAAGGCGTCTAG
- a CDS encoding Smr/MutS family protein — protein sequence MKERALRVASLADLKLVKKELAAQAKREAEAAALEAAAAKKLAAQRNLFQAAAGQVTRLHSKPVANLKPKPPAPEPKQLQLDEAAALQEALSDEVDVSTLLDTDEHLSFRRPGVGQDVVQKLRRGIWSIQRQVDLHGLRSDDAREALGAFIREAHKHGIRCVRVVHGKGLGSPGKTPVLKDKVHRWLVQKSEVIAFVQAPRAHGGAGALMVLLQPKRN from the coding sequence ATGAAAGAAAGGGCCCTGCGCGTCGCTTCACTGGCAGACCTCAAGCTGGTCAAGAAAGAGCTTGCGGCCCAGGCCAAGCGTGAGGCAGAAGCCGCAGCGCTAGAAGCGGCTGCGGCCAAAAAGCTGGCGGCTCAGCGCAACCTGTTTCAAGCGGCTGCGGGCCAGGTGACGCGCTTGCACAGCAAGCCGGTCGCCAACCTCAAGCCGAAACCACCGGCCCCTGAGCCCAAGCAACTGCAGTTAGACGAGGCCGCAGCCCTGCAAGAGGCCTTGAGCGATGAAGTAGATGTGAGCACCCTGCTGGACACGGACGAGCACTTGAGCTTTCGCCGCCCCGGCGTCGGCCAAGATGTGGTGCAAAAACTGCGCAGAGGCATTTGGAGCATTCAACGCCAAGTCGATTTGCATGGTTTGCGCAGCGACGATGCCCGCGAAGCGTTGGGTGCATTTATTCGCGAGGCCCACAAGCATGGCATTCGCTGCGTGCGTGTAGTGCACGGCAAGGGGCTTGGTTCACCCGGCAAGACGCCGGTACTCAAAGACAAGGTCCACCGTTGGTTGGTACAAAAGTCAGAGGTCATCGCCTTTGTGCAAGCGCCGCGCGCACACGGTGGTGCGGGCGCGCTCATGGTGCTGCTGCAGCCCAAACGCAACTAG
- the radC gene encoding RadC family protein has protein sequence MPLKDLPLEAQPREKLLARGPGALSDAELLAILLRTGIAGKGVLQMAEELLQLKNNSTSRNTDERQGGFGGISGLLHATADDLKRVKGLGPAKRAEIVAVLELARRAMAQRLQEREVFTDPQAVKHYLQLHLAAKGHEVFAVLFLDSQNRLLAMEELFRGTLTQTSVYPREVLIRALHHSAAAVVLAHNHPSGIVQPSRADEALTQTLKAALALVDVRVLDHIIVGPGHALSMAEHGLL, from the coding sequence ATGCCCCTCAAAGACCTCCCCCTAGAAGCCCAACCGCGCGAGAAGTTGCTCGCACGTGGCCCTGGTGCGCTCAGTGACGCGGAGTTGTTGGCCATTTTGTTACGCACCGGCATAGCGGGAAAAGGCGTGTTGCAGATGGCCGAGGAACTGTTGCAACTCAAAAACAATAGCACCTCACGCAATACTGATGAGCGCCAGGGCGGTTTTGGCGGCATCTCGGGCTTGCTGCATGCCACGGCAGATGACCTCAAGCGCGTCAAAGGCTTGGGGCCTGCCAAGCGGGCCGAGATTGTGGCGGTGCTCGAACTTGCCCGCCGCGCCATGGCCCAGCGCCTGCAAGAGCGCGAGGTATTTACCGACCCGCAGGCCGTGAAACACTACCTGCAGCTGCACCTGGCCGCCAAAGGACATGAGGTGTTTGCCGTGCTGTTTCTGGACAGCCAGAACAGGTTGCTGGCCATGGAAGAGCTGTTTCGCGGCACGCTCACGCAAACCAGTGTGTACCCGCGCGAGGTGCTTATCCGCGCGCTGCACCACAGCGCGGCCGCCGTGGTGCTGGCGCACAACCACCCCAGCGGCATCGTGCAGCCCAGCCGTGCCGACGAGGCGCTCACGCAAACGCTCAAAGCCGCCTTGGCTTTGGTGGATGTGCGGGTGCTAGACCACATCATCGTCGGGCCCGGACACGCCTTGTCGATGGCGGAGCACGGTTTGCTATGA
- a CDS encoding ribbon-helix-helix protein, CopG family, with amino-acid sequence MSTLTIRLPDDTAQRLKTLAQSRGLSMNKLVEQLSAHALSAWDTENHFRAMAATGDVQKALAVLDRLDAADAANAQTSSR; translated from the coding sequence ATGAGCACTTTGACGATACGACTGCCCGACGACACAGCCCAGCGACTCAAGACGCTTGCGCAAAGCCGGGGCCTCTCGATGAATAAGCTGGTGGAGCAGCTCAGCGCCCATGCGCTGTCTGCCTGGGACACCGAGAACCATTTCCGCGCTATGGCTGCCACGGGGGACGTGCAAAAGGCGCTAGCCGTGCTGGACCGGCTGGATGCGGCTGACGCTGCAAATGCACAAACCTCGTCTCGCTAG
- a CDS encoding putative toxin-antitoxin system toxin component, PIN family has product MIPVVIDTNVFVAGLRSGGGASRAVLRRALGGNLQPLFGNALWMEYHDLLERPVWGDTTTAQERRDVLAALARQGRWVTVYYGWRPNLPDEADNHLIELALAGGAQAIVTHNLRDLRGGELRLDRLRVLTPAQCLEEWT; this is encoded by the coding sequence ATGATCCCAGTCGTTATCGATACCAACGTGTTTGTCGCGGGCCTGCGCTCTGGGGGCGGGGCATCGAGGGCGGTGTTGCGCAGGGCTTTGGGGGGGAACTTGCAGCCTTTGTTCGGCAATGCCCTGTGGATGGAGTACCACGACTTGCTAGAACGCCCGGTGTGGGGTGATACCACCACGGCGCAGGAGCGGCGCGACGTGCTGGCCGCGTTGGCGCGCCAAGGGCGCTGGGTGACGGTGTATTACGGTTGGCGACCCAATTTGCCCGATGAGGCGGACAACCATTTGATAGAGCTGGCCCTAGCAGGTGGGGCGCAGGCCATCGTCACCCATAATTTGCGGGACTTGCGCGGAGGTGAATTGCGTTTAGATAGGCTGCGGGTACTCACACCCGCGCAATGTTTGGAGGAATGGACATGA
- a CDS encoding substrate-binding periplasmic protein: protein MRNSTLRVGYALLVFFLLSLQVAVAQVRPFHFAGDEDEAPFGFRNEKKEFVGIYVDILQEAFNRMNVKYLIKGYPWARAQMLVEHGGADAMITVATPTRELIAVANTEALATHQWVAFAKSDSAKFQQIMSAKTLDELKGLKVLDYLGDGWGEKNLAGFDVDRGGNFSQVLLKLAAQRGDVFVQMQLPTQYVLNELKAANPGNDGLAKVVAATNVLDSKKFYLLVSKKSPYVAMLPQVDKTIAGMRADGTIQKIHDKYVK from the coding sequence ATGCGGAACTCAACCCTCAGAGTGGGTTATGCGCTTCTTGTGTTTTTTTTGTTGAGCCTGCAGGTGGCAGTGGCCCAAGTCCGCCCCTTCCATTTTGCAGGGGACGAAGACGAAGCCCCCTTCGGATTTCGTAACGAGAAAAAGGAGTTTGTGGGTATCTATGTTGATATCTTGCAAGAGGCGTTCAATCGCATGAATGTCAAATACCTCATCAAAGGCTATCCGTGGGCCAGAGCGCAAATGCTAGTGGAGCATGGGGGCGCGGACGCCATGATTACCGTGGCTACACCTACCCGCGAGCTCATAGCAGTCGCCAACACCGAAGCCCTTGCGACCCATCAGTGGGTTGCGTTCGCCAAAAGCGACAGTGCCAAGTTTCAACAAATCATGAGCGCGAAGACACTCGACGAGTTGAAGGGTTTGAAGGTGCTTGACTATTTGGGCGATGGTTGGGGCGAGAAAAACCTTGCAGGGTTTGATGTCGATCGCGGTGGAAATTTCTCGCAAGTGTTGCTAAAGCTTGCTGCGCAACGTGGGGATGTTTTTGTTCAGATGCAGCTACCAACGCAATATGTGCTCAATGAACTTAAAGCAGCGAACCCGGGCAATGATGGCCTTGCCAAAGTTGTGGCAGCGACCAACGTATTGGACTCCAAAAAGTTCTATCTGCTGGTCAGCAAAAAATCACCCTATGTCGCGATGCTGCCTCAAGTTGACAAAACTATTGCGGGAATGCGGGCCGATGGGACGATTCAGAAGATCCATGACAAGTACGTAAAGTGA
- a CDS encoding FKBP-type peptidyl-prolyl cis-trans isomerase gives MTSTLARVQPGSFLTLHYRLGGPAGDIINTFDGKPATLTLGTGELSPAVENCLMGMEEGARSTFELPPGAAFGERNPDMQQWLARKVLTQMGDPLETYNVGDVVQFPTPDGQGQFAGVVLQLRGEGAERAVLFDFNHPLAGQAVTFEVQLIGVL, from the coding sequence ATGACATCTACGCTTGCCCGTGTTCAACCGGGCTCCTTTCTCACGCTGCACTACCGCTTGGGTGGCCCTGCGGGCGACATCATCAATACATTTGACGGCAAGCCTGCCACCCTGACCCTGGGCACGGGCGAGCTGTCACCCGCAGTGGAGAATTGTTTGATGGGCATGGAGGAGGGCGCGCGCAGCACGTTTGAGCTGCCGCCCGGCGCTGCATTTGGCGAGCGCAACCCCGACATGCAGCAATGGCTGGCGCGCAAGGTGCTCACGCAAATGGGCGACCCGCTGGAGACCTACAACGTGGGCGATGTGGTGCAATTCCCCACGCCCGATGGCCAAGGCCAGTTTGCGGGTGTGGTGCTGCAACTGCGGGGCGAAGGGGCAGAGCGGGCCGTGTTGTTCGACTTCAACCACCCCTTGGCGGGCCAAGCCGTGACCTTTGAAGTTCAATTGATTGGTGTGCTATGA
- the ispH gene encoding 4-hydroxy-3-methylbut-2-enyl diphosphate reductase — protein MTAVILPQEIILAEPRGFCAGVDRAIEIVERALAKFGRPIYVRHEIVHNTYVVNDLKERGAIFIEELDDVPPGATLVFSAHGVSQAIQREAERRGFQIFDATCPLVTKVHVEVAKLHKEGFEFIMIGHKGHPEVEGTMGQLDSGIHLVEDVADVAHIQPSQTEKLAVVTQTTLSVDDAADITAAVVARFPLIKKPKMQDICYATQNRQDAVKVMSPQVDIVIVVGSPTSSNSNRLREVAKKLGTESYMVDHADELKAEWFEGRSRVGLTAGASAPEILVKAVIDRIKALGAVSVRKMDGIEETVKFPLPKGLRIDQASE, from the coding sequence ATGACTGCTGTGATACTGCCGCAAGAAATTATTTTGGCCGAGCCGCGCGGCTTTTGTGCTGGCGTGGACCGCGCCATCGAGATCGTGGAAAGAGCATTGGCCAAGTTCGGCCGGCCCATCTACGTGCGCCACGAAATCGTGCACAACACCTATGTGGTGAACGACCTCAAAGAGCGCGGCGCCATCTTCATCGAAGAGCTGGACGATGTGCCACCGGGCGCCACGCTGGTGTTCTCGGCCCACGGTGTGAGCCAGGCTATCCAGCGCGAGGCGGAGCGCCGGGGTTTCCAGATATTTGATGCCACCTGCCCGTTGGTGACCAAGGTTCACGTGGAAGTGGCCAAGCTGCACAAAGAGGGCTTTGAATTCATCATGATCGGCCACAAGGGCCACCCCGAGGTGGAGGGCACCATGGGCCAGCTCGATAGCGGCATCCATTTGGTGGAAGACGTGGCTGACGTCGCGCACATCCAGCCGAGCCAGACCGAAAAGCTGGCCGTGGTGACCCAAACCACCTTGAGCGTGGATGACGCGGCAGACATCACGGCCGCCGTGGTGGCGCGCTTTCCGCTGATCAAAAAGCCCAAGATGCAAGACATTTGCTACGCCACCCAGAACCGCCAAGACGCGGTGAAGGTGATGAGCCCGCAGGTAGACATCGTGATCGTGGTGGGTAGCCCCACCAGCTCCAACAGCAACCGCCTGCGCGAAGTGGCTAAGAAACTGGGCACCGAGAGTTATATGGTGGACCATGCGGATGAGCTAAAAGCCGAGTGGTTTGAAGGTCGATCCCGGGTGGGCCTGACGGCGGGAGCCTCGGCCCCTGAGATCTTGGTGAAGGCCGTGATCGACCGCATCAAAGCCTTGGGCGCTGTGTCGGTCCGCAAGATGGACGGCATTGAGGAAACCGTAAAATTTCCGCTACCCAAAGGCTTGCGGATCGACCAAGCCAGCGAATAA
- the serS gene encoding serine--tRNA ligase has product MLDITLLRKDLGTVIARLESRKTPQAFLNVDAFTALESERKTIQTRTEELQSKRNTVSKQIGMLKGKGLHAEADAAMAEVAGLKAELEASAARLDAIQGDMESMLLAVPNLPHASVPVGSDETGNVVVRSWSPDGKGPKAFDFPVKDHVDVGEPLGLDFDMGVKLTGSRFTVMQGQMARLHRALSAFMLDVQTQEHGYQECYTPYIVNADTLRGTGQLPKFEEDLFAANKGGQDGGPDASAEANAALYLIPTSEVTLTNFVRDVVTPEADLPIKLTAHTPCFRSEAGSYGRDTRGLIRQHQFDKVEMVQIVHPEKSYEALDAMVTHAEAILQKLGLPYRVMSLCTGDMGFGAAKTFDLEVWLPAQNTYREISSVSNMEAFQARRLQARFKNAQGKNELVHTLNGSGLAVGRTLVAVLENYQNADGSVTVPEVLRPYMGGMAALKA; this is encoded by the coding sequence ATGTTAGACATTACCCTATTGCGCAAAGACCTGGGCACTGTGATTGCCCGTTTGGAGAGCCGCAAGACGCCTCAGGCCTTTTTGAATGTGGATGCATTTACCGCCCTGGAGTCAGAGCGCAAGACCATCCAAACGCGCACCGAAGAGCTGCAATCCAAGCGCAACACCGTGAGCAAGCAAATTGGCATGCTCAAAGGCAAGGGCCTACACGCCGAAGCCGATGCCGCGATGGCGGAAGTGGCGGGCTTGAAAGCCGAGCTGGAGGCTTCTGCCGCCCGGTTGGACGCCATTCAAGGCGACATGGAATCCATGCTGCTGGCCGTGCCTAACTTGCCCCACGCGTCCGTGCCGGTAGGCAGTGACGAGACGGGCAATGTGGTGGTGCGCAGCTGGAGCCCCGACGGCAAAGGCCCCAAGGCGTTTGACTTTCCGGTCAAAGACCATGTGGACGTGGGCGAACCTCTGGGGCTGGACTTTGACATGGGCGTCAAGCTCACAGGTTCTCGCTTTACGGTGATGCAAGGGCAAATGGCCCGCCTGCACCGCGCTTTGAGCGCCTTCATGCTCGACGTGCAAACCCAAGAGCACGGCTACCAAGAGTGCTACACCCCTTACATCGTCAACGCAGACACTTTGCGCGGCACGGGCCAACTGCCCAAGTTTGAAGAAGACCTCTTTGCCGCCAATAAAGGTGGCCAAGACGGTGGGCCTGACGCCAGCGCAGAAGCCAACGCTGCGCTCTACCTGATTCCCACCAGCGAAGTAACGCTGACCAACTTTGTGCGCGATGTGGTGACCCCTGAGGCCGATTTGCCCATCAAGCTCACGGCGCACACGCCATGCTTCCGCTCTGAAGCGGGCTCCTATGGCCGCGACACCCGTGGTTTGATTCGCCAGCACCAGTTTGACAAGGTGGAAATGGTGCAAATCGTGCATCCCGAAAAGAGCTACGAAGCCTTGGACGCCATGGTCACCCACGCGGAAGCGATTTTGCAAAAACTGGGCTTGCCCTACCGCGTCATGAGCCTGTGCACGGGCGACATGGGCTTTGGTGCCGCCAAGACCTTTGACTTGGAAGTGTGGCTACCCGCGCAAAATACCTACCGTGAAATTAGCTCGGTCTCCAATATGGAAGCCTTCCAAGCACGTCGTCTGCAAGCGCGGTTCAAAAACGCCCAAGGCAAGAACGAACTGGTGCACACCCTGAACGGCTCTGGCCTGGCGGTGGGGCGCACTTTGGTCGCGGTGCTAGAGAACTACCAAAACGCCGATGGCTCGGTCACCGTGCCTGAAGTCTTGCGCCCATACATGGGCGGAATGGCGGCCCTCAAGGCCTGA
- a CDS encoding energy transducer TonB produces MTLPTLPAGLKPEPSKNRYGSLPQWRAALASALLVLASGCATRPEPPAPPPAPVAPTPEPPPAEPVKPSRPSVPSGPPSTANSILQFRSEVANHLYQNYQGRIYKGKMPPLLYAVGVTQVDIDARGNVSNVRWMRAPSHAPEVMAEIEQMVRKSAPFPAPVRLGNVTYTETWLWHKSGQFQLHTLSEGQY; encoded by the coding sequence ATGACTTTACCCACCTTGCCCGCCGGTTTGAAGCCAGAACCAAGCAAAAACCGATACGGGTCTTTGCCGCAATGGCGTGCCGCCCTGGCCTCTGCCCTTTTGGTACTGGCCAGTGGATGCGCCACACGCCCAGAGCCGCCTGCACCGCCCCCAGCCCCTGTGGCCCCCACGCCTGAGCCGCCGCCAGCGGAACCGGTCAAGCCCAGCCGCCCTAGCGTGCCAAGTGGCCCACCCTCGACTGCCAACAGCATTCTGCAGTTCCGCTCGGAAGTGGCCAACCACCTCTACCAGAACTACCAGGGCAGGATCTACAAGGGGAAAATGCCTCCACTGCTCTATGCCGTAGGTGTCACGCAAGTTGACATCGATGCGCGCGGCAACGTCAGCAACGTGCGCTGGATGCGAGCTCCATCGCACGCCCCCGAAGTGATGGCTGAGATCGAGCAAATGGTCCGCAAGTCTGCCCCATTCCCAGCACCTGTGCGCTTAGGCAACGTCACGTACACCGAAACATGGTTATGGCACAAGAGCGGGCAGTTCCAGCTGCACACGCTGAGTGAGGGGCAGTACTAA